In Campylobacter sp. VBCF_01 NA2, one DNA window encodes the following:
- a CDS encoding type I restriction enzyme HsdR N-terminal domain-containing protein, with protein sequence MSNKTLNCPIRGELKVKEKAKDDLTFTEEYRRIECVKELLNLGYPKERFDFEKIVWDNLGNSGRNNIRADIVIYDDDKKEKIFLIAEIKRDDVNKKNETIETQLKPPLIKNKATYGIYYDGVENVFLDAGGGL encoded by the coding sequence ATGTCAAACAAAACACTAAATTGTCCAATTCGTGGCGAACTGAAAGTTAAAGAAAAAGCCAAAGATGATTTAACTTTTACAGAAGAATATCGTAGAATAGAGTGCGTGAAAGAGCTATTAAATTTGGGTTATCCAAAAGAAAGATTTGATTTTGAAAAAATTGTTTGGGATAATTTAGGAAATTCTGGTAGAAATAATATACGAGCGGACATTGTTATTTATGATGACGACAAAAAAGAAAAGATTTTTCTAATAGCCGAAATAAAGAGAGATGATGTAAATAAAAAAAATGAAACAATAGAAACACAATTAAAGCCACCACTGATAAAAAATAAAGCTACTTATGGAATTTATTATGATGGTGTAGAAAATGTATTTTTAGATGCGGGGGGGGGGCTATGA
- a CDS encoding ABC transporter ATP-binding protein, with translation MTLLKGVNLTHAYDYTLFNDINITINSNSTSAILGVSGCGKSTLLHILCTLLKPNSGEVFYNDTNLYSLSADERLKIRRHDFGIIFQSHYLFKGFSVKENIELAAKLTNNKIDYEILEKLKITGTLSQNIGELSGGQQQRVSIARVLNKRPRIIFADEPTGNLDKNTANEVMEVIFDYIAKNDGALVLVTHDESLAGKCSSIYRLNNQNLAKI, from the coding sequence ATGACACTTTTAAAGGGCGTTAATCTTACACATGCGTATGATTATACGCTCTTTAACGATATAAATATCACAATAAATTCAAATTCTACTAGCGCCATTTTGGGCGTGAGTGGTTGCGGTAAATCCACACTTTTGCATATTTTATGCACACTTTTAAAGCCAAATTCGGGCGAAGTTTTTTACAATGACACAAATTTATACTCGCTAAGCGCGGACGAACGGCTTAAAATTCGCAGGCATGATTTTGGTATAATTTTTCAATCACACTACCTTTTTAAGGGCTTTTCTGTCAAAGAAAATATCGAACTTGCAGCTAAGCTCACAAACAACAAAATTGATTATGAAATTTTAGAAAAACTAAAAATTACTGGGACGCTATCCCAAAATATCGGCGAACTTAGCGGTGGTCAGCAGCAGCGCGTCAGTATCGCTAGGGTGTTAAACAAACGCCCACGCATTATTTTTGCCGATGAACCAACTGGAAATTTGGACAAAAACACCGCTAATGAGGTCATGGAGGTGATATTTGATTATATCGCCAAAAATGACGGCGCACTCGTGCTTGTTACCCACGATGAGTCACTTGCAGGCAAATGTTCGTCAATTTATCGCCTAAATAATCAAAATTTAGCTAAAATATAA
- the gmk gene encoding guanylate kinase, translating into MLGKILLVSGPSGSGKSTLIKRLIAEFGTDEIYFSISSTTRDMRDGEKDGVNYHFISKDEFKAGIENDEFLEWALVHGNYYGTSLKAVREALNLGKIVIFDIDVQGFEIVRQKISKNELTTVFVTTPSPAELEKRLLARADTASGDIATRLQNAKDEIKYLAQYDYFVINDELESAYLNFKSIYKTIRLETARCDISAVMKSWK; encoded by the coding sequence TTGCTAGGTAAAATTTTACTAGTTTCAGGTCCAAGCGGCAGCGGTAAGAGCACCCTTATAAAGAGGCTTATCGCTGAGTTTGGCACAGATGAGATATATTTTTCTATCAGTTCTACCACAAGGGATATGCGAGATGGCGAAAAAGACGGCGTGAATTACCATTTCATCAGCAAAGACGAATTCAAAGCCGGCATAGAAAATGACGAATTTTTAGAGTGGGCGCTCGTGCATGGCAACTACTACGGCACATCGTTAAAAGCCGTGCGAGAGGCGCTAAATTTGGGTAAAATTGTGATTTTTGATATTGATGTGCAAGGTTTCGAAATCGTTCGCCAAAAAATAAGCAAAAACGAGCTTACTACGGTTTTTGTAACCACTCCGAGTCCAGCAGAGCTAGAAAAGCGTCTGCTAGCACGGGCAGATACAGCTTCTGGCGATATCGCTACGCGTTTGCAAAACGCAAAAGATGAGATAAAATATCTCGCGCAATACGATTATTTCGTAATCAACGACGAGCTAGAAAGCGCGTATTTAAATTTTAAATCAATCTACAAAACAATCAGATTAGAAACCGCTAGATGCGATATTTCAGCGGTTATGAAATCTTGGAAATAA
- a CDS encoding HsdM family class I SAM-dependent methyltransferase, whose product MRGGGYEQEYPFVKFPKYNWTFKDEPLKYSDLQPIKSFYPFLYIIHQLLHNLGSTKEKSYKEFFKILICKYYDEKEHCNDDEPLSFQVGKDLQTKMQELYEKANKYYKLDLDDEFNLHNETLIKIVKLLEQYTLLESRQEVLQALFMKYAESTLKTELSQFYTPIDIIEFIVGMLVIGNMTTVIDPAGGSGDFLIGALKKNKNIRENLYYFDCSPEACKVAKMNMILNGDGKTNIYEKDSIAEFDIYNERFDLVITNPPFGTQTIFNGSDDILEQYDIFKYFKSGKSKSFDSKDNQGKRLGVLFIERSLKLLKNNGILCIILPNGYLNNPSDVAIRKFLLNYRIVAYISLPEGVFKGSNTGVKTGILVVKKEKMENDYRIFTAVANDVGFDFHKKTLDRLYQRDENNGTEILDTDNNKIPLSDFPLILQKFKQFIFDNNISGFEKENTNMDYAYITRNNFLKNLILRAESNEFEYISTINKIKSQDYFTLLADEITNKKEVKKISHDDYIYLDIGNIGYGSYRLDNILKGWQLPNRAAMNLQKYDICISKLKGSLESFAMILHDNAENFILTNGCYRIRIDDEVKRLSFYGFLFSQDYLIQMKALATGSIMLDVKENDLCDIVFPKLSDYKLHAIKNYINSSREFINLNTKLFNS is encoded by the coding sequence ATGCGGGGGGGGGGCTATGAACAAGAATATCCTTTTGTAAAATTTCCAAAATATAATTGGACTTTCAAAGATGAGCCATTAAAATATTCTGACTTGCAACCAATAAAATCATTTTATCCATTTCTATATATAATTCATCAATTATTACACAATTTGGGTTCAACAAAAGAAAAATCATATAAAGAATTTTTTAAAATTTTAATATGCAAATATTATGATGAAAAAGAGCATTGTAATGATGACGAGCCGTTGAGTTTTCAGGTTGGAAAAGATTTGCAAACTAAAATGCAAGAATTATATGAAAAGGCGAACAAATATTATAAATTAGATTTAGATGATGAATTTAACCTGCACAATGAAACTTTGATAAAAATAGTTAAATTATTAGAACAATATACATTGTTGGAATCTCGACAAGAAGTATTACAAGCATTGTTTATGAAATATGCAGAAAGCACTTTGAAAACGGAATTATCACAATTTTATACACCTATTGATATTATAGAATTTATTGTTGGAATGCTGGTTATAGGAAATATGACGACAGTTATAGACCCAGCTGGTGGTAGTGGTGATTTTTTGATAGGTGCTTTAAAAAAGAATAAAAATATTAGAGAAAATTTATATTATTTTGATTGTTCGCCAGAAGCTTGTAAAGTTGCTAAAATGAATATGATATTAAATGGTGACGGCAAAACAAATATTTATGAAAAAGATAGTATTGCTGAATTTGATATATATAATGAGCGTTTTGATTTAGTAATAACCAATCCACCGTTTGGAACTCAAACTATTTTCAATGGAAGTGATGATATTTTAGAACAATATGATATTTTTAAATATTTCAAAAGTGGCAAAAGCAAAAGTTTTGATAGCAAAGATAATCAAGGAAAAAGGCTTGGTGTATTATTTATAGAGAGAAGTCTAAAATTGCTCAAAAACAATGGTATTTTATGTATAATTTTGCCAAATGGATATTTAAATAATCCTAGCGATGTTGCGATTAGAAAATTTTTACTCAATTATAGGATAGTAGCTTATATTTCTTTGCCAGAAGGCGTTTTTAAGGGTAGTAATACTGGTGTAAAAACTGGAATTTTAGTAGTAAAAAAAGAAAAAATGGAAAATGATTATAGGATTTTTACTGCCGTAGCCAATGATGTAGGATTTGATTTTCATAAAAAAACATTAGATAGATTATATCAAAGAGATGAAAATAATGGAACTGAAATTTTAGATACAGATAATAATAAAATTCCATTAAGTGATTTTCCGTTAATTTTACAAAAATTTAAACAATTTATTTTTGATAATAATATAAGTGGTTTTGAAAAAGAAAACACTAATATGGATTATGCGTATATAACTAGAAATAATTTTTTAAAAAATTTGATTTTAAGAGCAGAAAGCAATGAATTTGAATATATATCAACTATAAATAAGATAAAATCACAAGATTACTTTACATTATTAGCAGATGAAATAACAAATAAAAAAGAAGTAAAAAAAATATCTCATGATGACTATATTTACTTAGATATAGGCAATATTGGATATGGCTCATATAGGTTAGATAATATTTTAAAAGGTTGGCAATTACCAAATAGGGCTGCAATGAATTTGCAAAAATATGATATATGTATATCAAAGTTAAAAGGAAGTTTGGAATCGTTTGCTATGATTTTGCATGATAATGCAGAAAATTTTATTTTAACAAATGGGTGCTATCGTATTAGAATTGATGATGAAGTTAAAAGGCTTAGTTTTTATGGTTTTTTATTTTCACAAGATTATTTAATACAAATGAAAGCATTGGCAACTGGTTCAATTATGCTTGATGTAAAAGAAAACGATTTATGCGACATAGTATTTCCGAAATTAAGTGACTATAAATTACATGCTATAAAAAATTATATAAACAGTTCAAGGGAATTTATAAATCTTAATACAAAACTATTTAATTCATAA
- the rpsB gene encoding 30S ribosomal protein S2 — MVTMRDLLECGVHFGHQTRRWNPKMKKFIFGERKGIYIIDLQKTIRYFRYTYNVVRDAAAEGKTVLFVGTKKQAGATLREYAEKCGMPFVNHRWLGGMLTNFSTIKQSIRKLEVIEAMEEDGSINLLTKKEALMLRRKKEKLEQYLGGIRNMKSLPDMIFVIDVVKEKIAVAEANRLKIPVVAPLDTNCDPDVVDFPIPGNDDAIRSVQLFCQEMAEAINEGKALRDQDGEVSEEKAEVSQEEKDEIVEEAMSEEDFETAEDAE; from the coding sequence ATGGTTACAATGAGAGATTTATTAGAATGTGGCGTTCATTTTGGTCACCAAACACGCCGCTGGAACCCAAAAATGAAGAAATTCATTTTCGGCGAGAGAAAAGGTATCTATATCATAGATTTGCAAAAAACTATTCGCTACTTCCGCTACACTTACAATGTCGTTCGCGATGCAGCAGCTGAGGGCAAAACAGTGCTATTTGTCGGCACTAAAAAACAAGCAGGTGCGACTTTGCGTGAATATGCTGAAAAATGCGGAATGCCATTTGTAAATCATCGCTGGTTAGGCGGTATGCTAACAAATTTCAGCACTATCAAACAATCAATCCGCAAACTAGAAGTCATCGAAGCTATGGAAGAAGACGGCTCAATCAACCTTCTAACAAAAAAAGAAGCCCTAATGCTACGCCGCAAAAAAGAGAAATTAGAGCAATATCTGGGCGGAATTCGCAATATGAAAAGCTTGCCTGATATGATTTTTGTCATCGATGTAGTAAAAGAAAAAATCGCCGTAGCAGAAGCAAACAGACTAAAAATCCCTGTCGTAGCTCCGCTAGATACAAACTGCGACCCTGATGTTGTAGATTTCCCAATTCCTGGCAATGATGACGCTATCCGCTCGGTTCAACTTTTCTGCCAAGAAATGGCTGAGGCTATCAATGAAGGAAAAGCGCTAAGAGACCAAGACGGCGAAGTAAGCGAAGAAAAAGCAGAAGTAAGCCAAGAAGAAAAAGATGAAATCGTAGAAGAAGCGATGAGCGAAGAAGATTTCGAAACAGCAGAGGACGCAGAATAA
- a CDS encoding polyphenol oxidase family protein: MGSGEFDFKPLLNAFKFGFTDRFGLANAIFNDTAPRNFDCENLDKFDKFNLAFHVGDEFENVLKNRFKLANLLNLPIKNLIFMNQIHSDKICVIDENFLQNFHAKFDEFFKFDKFKDENLQSEFMKIFPECDAMITNLRGVGLCVMVADCSPVLLLDEKSGAVGVAHAGRVGVTQKIVTKTAFKMSEIYGTKICDLSVIVGANIRGECYEVGKMDLGEFNAFKRRNKFDMNLALKAEFAELGIKKFKFSKFCTHCENHLYSYRRDGVTGRFCGFVVKNFINI; encoded by the coding sequence GTGGGATCAGGTGAATTTGATTTCAAGCCTTTATTAAACGCCTTTAAATTCGGCTTTACCGATAGATTTGGCTTAGCTAACGCAATTTTTAACGATACTGCACCGCGAAATTTTGACTGCGAAAATTTGGATAAATTTGATAAATTTAACCTTGCTTTTCATGTTGGCGATGAATTTGAAAATGTGCTAAAAAATCGTTTTAAACTAGCAAATTTACTAAATTTACCAATAAAAAATTTAATTTTTATGAACCAAATTCATAGCGATAAAATTTGCGTTATAGATGAAAATTTTTTGCAAAATTTCCACGCTAAATTTGATGAATTTTTTAAATTTGACAAATTTAAAGATGAAAATTTGCAAAGTGAATTTATGAAAATTTTCCCTGAGTGCGACGCAATGATTACAAATTTGCGTGGCGTGGGACTGTGTGTCATGGTGGCGGATTGTTCGCCTGTTTTGTTGCTCGATGAAAAAAGCGGCGCAGTGGGCGTGGCTCATGCCGGTAGAGTCGGGGTTACGCAAAAAATCGTAACCAAAACAGCCTTTAAAATGAGTGAAATTTACGGCACGAAAATTTGCGATTTAAGCGTAATCGTGGGGGCAAATATAAGGGGCGAGTGCTACGAAGTGGGGAAAATGGACTTGGGAGAATTTAACGCCTTTAAGCGTAGAAATAAATTTGATATGAATTTGGCTTTAAAGGCTGAATTTGCTGAGCTTGGCATAAAAAAATTCAAATTTAGCAAATTTTGCACTCATTGCGAAAATCATCTTTACTCATACCGCCGAGATGGCGTAACAGGGCGTTTTTGCGGGTTTGTGGTGAAAAATTTTATAAATATATAG
- the argS gene encoding arginine--tRNA ligase: MKNLAINEISRVLGREVIIEKPKDKTLAHYASPVAFSLAKELRKAPKIIAQELAAKFSDNEILSASAINGYLNFHIKPSVLGNLAQNALNLGENFAKNSAEHKGEKILLEYISANPTGPLHIGHVRGAVYGDTFAKVGNYLGSEVCTEYYINDAGNQIELLGISMILRAKEIFGQSVEYPEKYYRGEYIDELVNLSVEKFGKEIFYDDGRILELAEFAKDEVLKIIKKDLADCGITIQNWASEKSLYGELDATIAKLEKSGEMYKEGGKVWIKSSAVGDEKDRVVIREDGRPTYLAGDIVYHNNKFERGFERYVNVWGADHHGYIARLKAAIHFLGYDENALEIVLMQMVNLLKNGEAFKMSKRSGTSVLMSDVLGAIGKDNLRFMFISKKGETPLEFDIDELGKEDSSNPIFYINYAHARIYQIFGKAGKNMSDSEVLGADFSTLDEAGLNLAFEAMTLNEVLNEAFASRGLQKIPDFLKILAADFHKYYNENRVVGSENENAKLKLFALVALSIRTAFGLMGLSAKERM, translated from the coding sequence TTGAAAAATTTAGCTATAAACGAAATCTCTCGCGTCCTAGGGCGCGAGGTAATCATCGAAAAACCAAAAGACAAAACCCTAGCTCACTATGCTTCGCCTGTGGCTTTTTCGCTCGCAAAAGAGCTTAGAAAAGCCCCTAAAATCATCGCCCAGGAGCTGGCAGCTAAATTTAGCGATAACGAAATTTTATCAGCAAGTGCGATAAATGGGTATTTGAATTTTCATATAAAACCTAGTGTGCTTGGAAATTTAGCCCAAAATGCGCTAAATTTGGGCGAAAATTTTGCGAAAAATAGCGCAGAGCATAAAGGCGAAAAAATCCTGCTTGAATACATCAGCGCGAATCCAACCGGCCCTCTTCACATAGGCCATGTCAGGGGCGCAGTATATGGCGATACCTTCGCTAAGGTAGGAAACTACCTAGGTAGCGAGGTTTGCACAGAGTATTACATAAACGACGCTGGCAATCAAATCGAATTGCTTGGTATTTCCATGATACTGCGCGCAAAGGAAATTTTCGGGCAGAGCGTCGAGTATCCCGAGAAATACTATCGCGGCGAGTATATCGATGAGCTGGTAAATTTAAGCGTAGAGAAATTTGGCAAAGAGATTTTTTACGATGATGGTAGAATTTTAGAGCTTGCAGAATTCGCCAAAGACGAGGTTTTGAAAATCATCAAAAAAGATTTGGCTGATTGTGGGATTACTATACAAAACTGGGCTAGCGAAAAGAGCCTTTATGGCGAGCTTGACGCGACGATTGCCAAGCTTGAAAAAAGTGGCGAAATGTATAAAGAAGGCGGTAAGGTTTGGATCAAATCCAGTGCTGTGGGCGATGAAAAAGACCGCGTCGTCATTCGCGAGGACGGCCGTCCGACATATCTAGCGGGCGATATTGTATATCACAATAACAAATTTGAACGCGGATTTGAGCGATATGTCAATGTCTGGGGCGCAGATCACCACGGCTATATTGCGCGCTTAAAGGCGGCAATCCACTTCCTAGGATACGATGAAAATGCCCTAGAAATCGTGCTTATGCAAATGGTAAATTTGCTAAAAAACGGAGAAGCGTTTAAAATGAGCAAACGATCAGGCACCAGCGTGCTAATGAGCGATGTGTTGGGCGCGATTGGCAAAGATAATTTGCGCTTTATGTTTATTAGCAAAAAGGGCGAAACACCGCTAGAATTCGACATTGACGAGCTTGGCAAGGAAGACAGCTCGAACCCGATATTTTATATCAATTACGCTCACGCTAGAATTTATCAAATTTTTGGCAAAGCTGGCAAAAATATGAGCGATAGCGAGGTTTTGGGCGCAGATTTTAGCACGCTTGATGAAGCTGGGCTAAATTTGGCTTTTGAGGCGATGACGCTAAATGAGGTTTTAAACGAAGCTTTTGCTAGCAGAGGATTGCAAAAAATCCCTGATTTCCTTAAAATTCTAGCCGCAGATTTTCACAAATACTACAACGAAAACCGCGTGGTTGGCAGCGAAAACGAAAATGCCAAACTCAAACTTTTTGCCCTTGTCGCGCTTAGTATTCGCACGGCGTTTGGCTTAATGGGGCTAAGTGCGAAAGAGCGCATGTAA
- the tsf gene encoding translation elongation factor Ts: protein MEISAQMVKELRESTGAGMMDCKKALVETNGDMEKAVDLLREKGLGKAAKKADRLASEGLVCVEVNGNEATISEVNSETDFVARNQNFIDLVKNITVHVQKNSIQTLEALNESVIDGVKFEDHLKTQIATIGENLVVRRFETVKAGANGVVQGYLHSNSRVGVIIAAACDSEKTAEGAKDLIRNLCMHAAAMKPSVISYKDLDKEFIEKEFAALVGELEKDNEERVRLGKPLHKIPVYGSRAQITDEVLAKETENLKAELKKQNKPEQIWDKIIPGQIDRFIADNTQIDQRLTLMGQFFVMDDKKTIEQVVAETAEKLGGKIEIVKYVRFEVGEGLEKKVDDFAAEVAAQIG from the coding sequence ATGGAAATTTCAGCACAAATGGTAAAAGAACTGCGCGAAAGCACTGGCGCAGGTATGATGGACTGCAAAAAAGCATTAGTTGAAACAAACGGCGATATGGAAAAAGCCGTAGATCTACTACGCGAAAAAGGTCTTGGCAAAGCTGCAAAAAAAGCAGATCGCCTAGCTAGCGAAGGTCTAGTATGCGTAGAAGTCAATGGCAACGAAGCAACAATCAGCGAGGTAAATTCAGAAACTGATTTCGTCGCTAGAAACCAAAATTTCATTGATTTAGTTAAAAATATCACTGTGCATGTGCAAAAAAATAGTATCCAAACACTAGAAGCACTAAATGAGAGCGTAATCGACGGCGTAAAATTCGAAGATCACCTAAAAACTCAAATCGCAACAATCGGCGAAAATTTGGTTGTCCGCAGATTTGAAACCGTCAAAGCTGGCGCAAACGGCGTAGTCCAAGGATACTTGCACTCAAACAGCCGTGTGGGCGTCATCATCGCAGCAGCTTGCGATAGCGAAAAAACTGCCGAAGGCGCAAAAGATCTAATCCGCAACCTTTGTATGCACGCAGCAGCTATGAAACCAAGCGTGATTAGCTACAAAGATTTGGATAAAGAATTTATCGAAAAAGAATTCGCAGCACTTGTGGGCGAGTTAGAAAAAGACAATGAAGAGAGAGTAAGACTAGGCAAACCTTTGCACAAAATCCCAGTATATGGCTCACGCGCTCAAATCACTGATGAGGTGCTAGCAAAAGAGACTGAGAATTTAAAAGCAGAACTTAAAAAACAAAACAAACCTGAGCAAATTTGGGACAAAATTATCCCAGGTCAAATCGATAGATTTATCGCTGATAACACTCAAATCGATCAAAGACTTACGCTTATGGGACAATTTTTCGTAATGGACGATAAAAAAACTATCGAGCAAGTAGTGGCTGAGACAGCCGAGAAACTCGGTGGCAAAATCGAAATCGTAAAATATGTCCGCTTCGAAGTAGGCGAGGGCTTAGAGAAAAAAGTCGATGACTTCGCAGCAGAAGTCGCAGCACAAATCGGCTAA
- the proC gene encoding pyrroline-5-carboxylate reductase, with the protein MKIGFIGAGNMGAAMIEALVGAKFAKDKICVYGREKGENLCAKLGIKSAKNEAVLANFADIIILAIKPAVYESVLEKIKYNLENKILISLAPNFSVSRIGELCGAQKIVRAMPNTPAKISLGNTALCFSGVSEEEKAKIREIFSVFGQTYEIEESKFAIFTAISGSLPAIIFNLIEAASDGAVRGGIAREMAHDIIANAVIGSASLCARTKAHPRALKDEVCSPGGTTIEMVATLEKMGFAAAIIEAIKACEEKAKG; encoded by the coding sequence ATGAAAATAGGATTTATAGGCGCAGGAAATATGGGCGCAGCGATGATAGAGGCGCTCGTGGGGGCGAAATTTGCAAAAGATAAAATTTGCGTTTATGGCAGGGAAAAAGGCGAGAACCTCTGCGCAAAACTAGGCATAAAATCCGCTAAAAATGAGGCAGTGCTTGCAAATTTTGCCGATATTATTATTTTGGCAATCAAACCTGCCGTTTATGAGAGCGTCCTAGAAAAAATAAAATATAATTTGGAAAATAAAATTTTAATTTCGCTTGCGCCAAATTTCAGCGTCTCGCGCATTGGCGAGCTTTGCGGGGCACAAAAAATCGTTCGCGCCATGCCAAATACTCCTGCTAAAATTTCGCTTGGAAATACTGCGCTGTGTTTTAGCGGAGTTAGCGAAGAGGAAAAAGCCAAAATCAGGGAAATTTTTAGCGTATTTGGGCAGACTTACGAGATTGAAGAGAGCAAATTTGCGATTTTCACAGCCATTAGCGGAAGCTTGCCAGCGATAATTTTTAACCTAATCGAAGCCGCTAGCGACGGGGCTGTGCGCGGTGGGATAGCGCGCGAAATGGCGCACGATATCATCGCTAATGCCGTGATTGGCTCAGCTAGCCTATGCGCTCGCACCAAAGCCCACCCACGCGCACTCAAAGACGAGGTCTGCTCACCGGGAGGCACCACCATAGAAATGGTCGCAACACTCGAAAAAATGGGCTTTGCCGCAGCTATCATCGAAGCAATAAAAGCTTGCGAAGAAAAGGCAAAAGGCTAA
- a CDS encoding DMT family transporter — MKNLSMEFRADIGMIFVAIAFGLGYLPTAWAIESNDVFVLLFWRFFIASVIIVALFWRKIKSISRTQIRYGVVLSLFLFAGFVSQAFAMKFAASSSAAFIVGLNVALVPFIASILFGYKIYSYAYIGVAFAVAGLYLICQTELGFGAGEILALVCASAYSFHIVLTANFVRKCEIFGMVYVQIASLSLFCALASYFVSGVSVAPVLDTKFFIAMIFICLVGTVFGFFAQALMQRYTTPIKVALFFTLEPVTAGIMGVFVGGEILNRWQILGAVLIIAGVLISEIGSYFKAKNQNLG, encoded by the coding sequence ATGAAAAATTTAAGCATGGAATTTAGAGCAGATATTGGCATGATTTTTGTGGCGATTGCCTTTGGGTTGGGGTATTTGCCCACAGCATGGGCGATTGAGAGCAACGATGTTTTTGTCTTGCTTTTTTGGCGATTTTTTATCGCTAGCGTGATTATCGTGGCTCTGTTTTGGCGCAAAATCAAATCTATCTCGCGCACGCAAATCCGATATGGCGTGGTTTTGAGCCTGTTTTTGTTCGCGGGGTTTGTAAGCCAAGCCTTTGCAATGAAATTCGCCGCTAGCTCGTCGGCGGCCTTTATCGTGGGGCTAAATGTCGCACTCGTGCCATTTATCGCCAGCATTTTGTTTGGATACAAAATCTACTCATACGCCTATATCGGCGTTGCTTTCGCTGTGGCAGGGCTTTATCTCATCTGCCAAACCGAGCTTGGCTTTGGAGCGGGCGAAATTTTGGCACTCGTTTGCGCGAGCGCGTATTCGTTTCATATCGTGCTGACGGCGAATTTCGTGCGCAAATGCGAAATTTTTGGCATGGTCTATGTCCAAATCGCCTCGCTTAGCCTGTTTTGCGCATTGGCAAGCTACTTTGTCAGTGGCGTGAGTGTCGCGCCCGTGCTGGATACGAAATTTTTCATCGCGATGATTTTCATTTGCCTTGTAGGGACGGTTTTTGGGTTTTTTGCGCAGGCTTTGATGCAGCGCTACACCACGCCGATTAAAGTCGCTCTGTTTTTCACGCTAGAACCAGTAACTGCGGGTATTATGGGGGTTTTCGTAGGTGGAGAAATCCTAAATCGCTGGCAAATTTTAGGCGCTGTTTTGATAATCGCAGGCGTGCTAATCAGCGAAATTGGAAGCTATTTTAAGGCGAAAAATCAAAATTTGGGCTGA
- a CDS encoding twin-arginine translocase TatA/TatE family subunit gives MGVSVQQLLIILAIIVLLFGAKKIPELAKGVGKGIKSFKKEMEDDPKLEESVKKESETTKADESQKA, from the coding sequence ATGGGCGTTAGCGTTCAACAATTGCTAATTATTTTGGCTATTATAGTGTTGCTTTTCGGAGCGAAAAAAATCCCTGAGCTTGCAAAAGGCGTAGGCAAGGGTATCAAGTCGTTTAAAAAAGAGATGGAAGACGACCCAAAGCTTGAAGAGAGTGTGAAAAAAGAGAGCGAAACTACCAAAGCTGATGAATCTCAAAAGGCTTAG